The genomic region CAAAGCAATTCTGGTTTTTGATAAAATGTTATCttcccatattttttttccattaaattccAATACAAACATAATGCTGCTTAAAGAGCAGTAGTGCTATTCAATTAGCCTGtcatgatgtatttatttagaaacTTTATTTACAGTAGAAATTTTCTGCTGATGTGAGCAATTTCTTCTGCCCAAACCTGTATTACTGCCTTGTGCTGCAGGCCCTGGTGAATGAACTGTAAAGAGAAATGAGATGAGTCGAGTTTGTAAAcatggttgctggttcagaagGGGCATGCCAATCACCACGCTCAAATTcctgatttatttttgcagcaCTTTCAGCTTGGAAATTACTTCATACTGAAGCAATTGTTTTTTGGTTCACAACCAGATCACTCAGGCTCAGAGGTTACAAGGActgaaaaaacaagagaaagtCTGTAACCTTGATGCCTATATTTCTAAACGTTATTTAGCCGAGAACTGTCATCATCAACTCTTCTCATCTTGCTCACTCTGCAGTCCTGGTTCGTCGGCCATGCCAGCTGTGGACAATGGCTCCTCGAAGTATAAAAACCGATGGTTGGATTCCTTCTCCAGCATCTTCTTCCAGACCTTTACTGCAAAGACAAATTTCCTCCTCAAAAGGTCTACATCAAGTaccaatttcaaaaaaaaaaaaaaaaaaagggcagttCTTGTTCCACAGTTGAGAACCACTGAAGTCAATGTTGTACCAAGTGTATATATTGTTTCAATAAGATATATGGAATTGTTTTGTGAGCGATGTATCCATTAACACGCACCTCACTGGGCTAATGGAGAGCATCTTGATGAACTTCCACAAAGCCAGGAACGGGAGATAAGGCACTGCAACAGACAATCTGAAAACTTACTGTATTCTGGTTCCACCATTTCTGACTGGTCCAGGGTTGAGTCGACATCTTTTTGCTCAACAGGAACTTGCAGTGGCTCAGTATTTGGTTTTTCCAAGGTAGCAATCATTTCCTCATAAGTCTTCCTGGCTTCTGATGACAGCTCGATCATTTTGTGGTACAGGTCCTGCGAATACAAAGATGTTAGACATACGTCCTTCTCAAAGCACCATTTTCACATTCCTTCATAGACAAAGCTTTGCTAAATTAGTATTCTCACTTTCGCATACTTTACCAAATAGTTTTCACCTTAATGTTGCGAAACAAGGCATTCAGAACATAACATAAAAACCCATGATGTAATACACGATTCTTAGCAAatactgcagtgctgctgtctttcttGGAAATCTCACCCTCCCCAGCATCAGTGCTGCACACTCCCACCTGTGCACCATCGTAGTTGAAGATGCCCACCAGGCTGACTGGCACAGCCTTGTTGACACAACGGCCAAGTGCCTTTCGTGACAGGGCAAAGACAAAGGGCACACTCTGCTCACGGCACGTGTCGATAATTGTATGGAGGGCTTCATCTAGACCACCTATGAACATAATGACAGAGCCTCTTCAGTACAACAGCACTATCACAAACACTAATGCCTGCACTATTACATTTGTTGAGTCATGTTAGATGTCGACAGTGGAATACAGTTCCGTGAAAAAGCATTTGTcctatttcatattttctctatttttgcagctttcGACATTAAgtttgatcagatctttttaTAGGTTATAATACCATATGAATGGGGAGAAACTGAACCATAAAAGTGACACCAGTAGTTTTTTAGTTTCCTTGGTGTGGAATATAATGAAGTGTACAGTCATAGACATACAAAGGCCGCTTCCCAGTCGATAACTGGTTgcaccacctttagctgcaatgaccgTAACTAAACACTTCCTGCAGCTGAAGACCAAGGTTTCTCATCCCTGGGGAGGAATTATACTCCACTCCTTTATCTCAGCAACATTTGCAGGTCAAGCAGGCCTTGCCACCATATCTCAATCAGATTAAGACCTGGTCACTCCATAACTTTCTTTAGGCCTTCTGATGTTGACTTGCTTGTATGTTTGGAATCCTCATTCTACTGCGGGACACAGCTGTACTTCTGATTAAGCTCACAAACTAATGGCCTGACATTCTGCTTTAGAATTTTCTGATACAAACTGAAATTCATGAGAGCAAGGTGCCCAGATCACGTGGCAACAAAGCATCCCCAGACCATGATGATGCCGCTGCCACGCATGACTTGTACAGTATTTGGTTTTTGTCAGATTTAACAAGGCTCATGTAATCCAAAAGTTCTTTGTTGGGCTATCAGTCCACAGACCCTTCTTCCAGAATTCTTGAGAGACATGCAGGTGCTTTTTGGTGAGCTGTAGTCAAGTTTTCATGCTATTTTTAGTGAGCAGTGGTGTCCGTCTTCCCACTCTCTCACGCATCccatttttgcagtgtttctaaTCATGAAGCCATGAACACTGACTTGAGCTGAGCCAAGAGAGGCCTGCAATTCCCTGGATGTTGTTTGCTCTGGGGTTCTTTCTGAGCCCATTAATGATTTTATACTTTGCTCATGGAGAGATTTTAAAAGGATAGTCATTCCAAGATAGACATACCACTCATCCAAACTGTCACCATTTGAAAAGTATGGCTCTGACCATGGTTCAAGTTGAGTCACGCCTTTCGAATGGATGCGTAACCCTGACCAGACTAGTAAGTTTCAGCAACTTTTCTTCAGAAAGTTACTTTGAATGCAGCATGATGTGCCTCTATGAATCTCTTCAGCTGGTAAGGGTCTGCGTAGCTGGAaactgatgtaatgcactcattgcatttttcttggagatgtaagttactttggagaaaagtgtccgctaaatgaataaatgtaaatgcaaaattatattGGACAGCGGTGGCCCAAATCAGGCCAGTTTGTATTCAGAAAGCTGACTGTTTATCCCTTTAAGTCGATTAACTACTTTTCCACACCTATGACTGCACATTTTACTAACTTTCACACCAAAAATATGACATAACAGTATCAACTTGTTTAACTCTTTCCATCTCAGGAACCATTTACCATGACATTACTAGCCATGACATTACTAGCAACATGGTTTTACTAATCTTCCTCGTTCATAATGTACAAAATTGTGTTCTTTCTAAAAGTGTGATGTTCACCTTATAATTTAAAAGATTTAAGAGATTAACAAACAATGGATGCattcaagtaaataaatgttgtaaaCTCTGTATCTCAACAGTTCAATCTAGTCACATCCTAGCAAGAAAGCTGCACACCAAATACCACCAGAAGCCATCTTAAAATGACAACGCAAGATAGATCTTTGAGGGGTACCTTTGGACTGGATGCGTTCACAGTTGGGGGAAATGACGACACACTTGACCTTTCTCAACTTGAGGTGCTTGAGGACCTCCCTGAGGCCCATGACAAGGCGACGCTTCATTCGTGCCTTCATGGGGTCCTTCTGGTAGAGGCGGTCCTGGAAGCGCACGAGCTCCTTCAGCAGCGCAGTCACACACTCGTCCACTTCCTTGCTCAGCACCTGGCTGCAGTAGCTGAGGaggaaagggtgtgtgtgtgtgaaggtgtatGTGTACGAGTGAGAAATGGTTGAAAAACCTGTATAATTTGGTCAGCTGTGCAAAAGCTCCCTCTGGAGGCAACATTTAAAATCGTAAATTACAACAACCACATGCAgccttttcatgttttcaaatgCTTCCATAATCATTGTTCACCACACATTCTCATCTTTTATTTGTAGCATACAAATGCATTACTCGGCTTCTTTCTCTTATCCTCTCAATGTAACTCAGAAAGATGTCGAGTCCATTTGCTCATCAGATTTAGAGATACAATTTTTGtcttgctaatgtaatgtatgaCATTTAAAATGGATATAAATTAGAAAATTTACCAACTTGAGTACAAATTTACCGATTCTTCAATACTGACTGCTCTCAAGAATCTGAATCTGCATCTGAATCTccccttctgttgatgtaatgcaagCTTTGTAttagcgtctgctaaatgaataaatataaacggAAGATTCTTCGAGCCAGCTAAGAAAAAGCAGTGACCAGCACATAGCTTACTCTCTGAACTTCCGGCTGTGGATTTTGGGACGCTGGACCAGGGCTGTTTCTAAAGAGGACCCATCGTTGGTTGGCTGCTCCCCAATTTCTGCCTGTGCAGGGTCATCTTGTGTACAAAGATCCACCTGTACAGTCATGGACTCCTCTGTCACATCTGTGGAAAAACGTTTCAGCCATAGACACACCTCTCTCAGCTGGTTCTTCAGGCAAATGACCCTTTTGAGAAATCAAGTAAAACAGCTAACACTAGACAAACACCTTTAATGAGATGGGACATTTTTACCAAAATTGAAAAACTTTACGAAAGACTTTATAAAACTCTCATCATATTTACGAGAAGATAGAAGACAGAGTCAACTGTCAAACTTGCCTCACCTGTGGAACTGTGCACGATCTCCTCCAGTTGCAGGCTCTCGAGCTGAACCACCACCTCATTGCTACAGGGCCCAGAATCAGCAGCCGGAGGGAGAAGTCCCCGCTCTTCCAGCAGACGGTTCCGCTTCCTCTCCTCTCGCTCCTTCAGGATGATCTGCATAGTGAGAGAATGCAGATGGTAGTCATTGGGAAACGGAGGTAAACGGGAGTCGACCGAAAGAGGGCCGGACACCGGCTGAGTCTCACTCGTTTCAGAGGCGTAGGTTTCTTTGCTTTAGGGACCTCTCTCTGCTTGCCCTTCTTCACCAGGGGGCTGGTAGAGTCTAAAGGGTTGTGTGCCACCCTCTCTACTTGCCGTGGGTGTTTTTTTGGAGTGGAGGGGTCTTTCTGTAAGACAGGAAGTCCACCGCCAACTGCAACACCAcagcaaggagaaaaaaaaaaaaaattgaagaaaaaaaaccatcagcatCAAAAAGGCAGAAACTTGTATTACTTGAGACCACTGCTTTTAAGGTGCAGAGGTATGATTTCAGAAACgtatcaataataaataaaaacgacaaaaataataatgaaaaataaccaCCTGACAGGATGATAGGCTTGGGGTTCTGCTTGGACTTCTGGGACATCTGCTTCTGCTCTAGCACAGCCAGCATGTTGCCCAGGTCCAGCTGCACGGGAACCTTGCTCTTCTTGCCACCTGGCTTCTCAGGCTTCTGCAGGAGACAGATGTTGTCCATCAGCCCATCAGGTTTTACTCAATATCATCATAAGTTACTTCCAAATCAATTTTTGCAACACTGCATGCAAATGAGTTGAgcctaccaaaaaaaaaagaaaaaattgcaatgataaatatttcagttgtaaaTGTACACAATACTCCTATGGAACCAGTCAAAAGTTAAAGCACACTACATGGAAACTACTTCTCCCCACAAGGCATTTGCCTTCTGCTGCATTTCCCAGAGATGAAGGACAATTGTGGGTTGACTTACTTTGACTCTTccgtccagtttgtcccataaaAGATTTTCTaggttgcccaggtgtactcaaacttttgactagcGCTGATACTTTCAATAACTTGTAATCTACAAGTCATGTCAAGTTACAGTGAAAAACAGCATATCCTGCACCCACCTGTCCCTTCTTGCCGTCAGTAGGAGGGGCCAACGTTTGGGGCGTCTCTGACAAGGTCCTGTCTCCGCCACGACTGTCAGCAGGGGTGTCTCCACCTCTGTGAAGGTCACCGTCTTTATCCTGTCTCACAAGCGTAGGCAGGCAGAACATCAGAcgcatttaaatgacaaaagtaattttcttcGACTCACTGGAGACGTTCAGCGTTTCACATCTGGGCTTACTTTGGCTGTGTGCTGAAACAGCAGATCGTCTTtaattttgcatgtgtgtgaggATATTAAAAGCTTTAATAAGGCTCAGCTACTCCCTGCCCACGGGAGCTTGGCTTTCCCATTGCTAAAATGGTCCATCCAGCGAAGGTTTTACCACGGTTTCCTTCAATTAGTCTCAGTGAAGTTCTTCCCACATCATGTACAgtaattgtaatttgttttgaaataaagaaattaacagTTTTTGCAGACAGTGGAAAGGAGACGAGAAGTTTTCAGCTGCACCAAGACACTTATTGCAAGTAAGCACACTGCACTGAAATTTCATAAACTTACATAATATTCTCTTTTCTTTGCACTGACTCCCCATGTTACAAATGTTCAActtaataaatttacatttaaaaaaacccacaaatgtattcctatttatttattcattctttttcccccacttatgtatttttacttttttgaattACACGGAAACTGTACTTTTAAGTTGACTTTTAAGCAagaaaatttattcatttagcagatatttttctccaaagctacgcacatctctgagaacaatttACTATTTATACTCACGCTTGTGAGTGAAACTCTCACCCCTTTTGGACTCTTGGCCACGTTGCTAGAGGATATGATGGAACGTGTTGGACCCTGTCCTTTGTCTGAACCGAAAATCGCATGGGCCAAGTCGGGGAACTCCTCTTCATCCTGTCGGCAACACAATCCTCCCAGGTGTTGGTGCAGTCTGGCAGACATGCTGGAAAACTATGAACAACCTGAGATAATAGTCTCAATAATAATTATCAATACTCTCCTACCTTCAGAATTTACTCAGATTATTCACACAAGGTcggggggtacagtggcgcagtggattggaccacggtccacctctccggtgggtctgggcttcgagtcccgcttggggtgctttgtgacggactggcgtcccgttctgggtgtgtcccctccccctctggccttacgccctgtgttaccgggtaggctccggttccccgtgaccccaattgggacaagcggttcagaaagtgtaagtgtgtgtgtgtgtgtgtatattcacaCAAGTGTAACCATTCTGTCCACCAATACGGAAACAGATTAAAAAGCTCCCGGTAAAGTGTGCTACCGGAGGGAATATTCTAAATATGATATTACAAGAAAGGAAcagtttgggggtgggggggtgtggcaggtttggccaggtcccgccatgtggtgggtctggggttcgagtcccgcttggggtgccttgtgatggactggcaccctgtgttgccgagttagactccggtttgccacgaccccgtacgggacaagctgcttcagccaacgtgtgtgtgtatgtgtgtgtggaacagtTTAGAATTCCACAGAAGTTTTATACCTTCAGAGCAATGACTTTACCTCAAACTTTGGGGGCTCTTGCTCAGGGCCTGGGGCTTCTGGCTCTGCTTCAGCAGTAtaatctgtttgttttgatttcttcttcttcttcttcttattgttctttttcttcctctcagAGGTTTGTTCCAGTTCCACCTGAGCTTCAGCCTCCTCCTGGAAGTGGAAGGTGGAAACACTGTAAATCGGCCTCTGCAACCGCAGTCCTTACTGGCCAGGATATAAGCATGTTCTCCTAGTCAGATACTTGTCTAATTTACTGAACGAACAAGTCAACCTGGCTGAATTTAAATATAACATTCTTTGTCAGCACAAAGATTGTCAGTGACtgaaaatgagctgaaaaatCTGTGCATACACGAGCCTACCAGGACATTGCACATTGCACAGAGCCACAAAAAAGACTAATCatgcacagcacagcagtgagTAGCACTATCACtaacaaacattaaataacGAGAGCAGTAGAAACTGCTTAGCTCACTGAGTAAAACAATTATGCCATGAAGGTCAGTTTATGGCTTTGCTATAAAATATGGTTATGACACTATACGCAACCAATCTGAGTATGTGTTCATATTCCCAGTAGGAAGGTTTGCTCTTGTGAAGAAACAAGCAGTGCACCTGCAAGGACAGTGTGTTGGGCTGAAGCCTCCTCGGGGGCTGGCAGGCCACAGCAGCCCAAGAAGTAGCTGGGGAAACAGGGCCGGGTGCTGTGGGCTCCTGGGTCCGGCCTGACCAGGTAAGCCGTACAGTCAGACACCTCCGTGCCAAACATTGTGCTCATCTCATAAACCTATGTTATAGGTACAATATCAGAAGGAGCAACCACGGATGGCACCTTCGCCCCATACCTTGGCCAGGCTTTGTCTTCACATCCCTATTGTCAGGAGTCTCAGAATTTGGACAGGAGTCTGCAGGGGGTCCTTTTCTTGAGGAAGCGCTCTGAATATAGAAGACAGAAGAGGAGCATTTCCGGTACAggtattttttttgcatcacgGTGGGTTCCACACAAATGCCCGACGACTCATTCATCACAAGCCCGAGACGAAGGAGGGAAAGCACACTGGAAGGTTACTGTAATAGGAGGGCACAGGAACCAACCTTGCTGGGTGAAGATGAAGCCGAAGGCCACGCTCCAGGAGAAGGAGATCGGCGTCCCAAACGGGTCTTGGCTGTGGGAATAGTGAGCTCTGGGAAATCAGACAGATCGACTTGAAAGGGATCTGCATCGGCCCTCTGGGTCTCGCAGTTCTGTGGAGGATGAGGAGTTGATTTGGGTCTTCTACCTGGAGATAAAAATGAAGGGAGAAATGTCTCCTGTACAGATGTCTTTTACCTACCAATAGTCATGTACAGTTTACAGTCAGGGAAGACACAAAAATCAAGAACAACACATATGAAACTATTGCTGTTGATCCAAAACCACTATTTCAGTCATTCATTTCTAATTACCTTGTTCCTTCATACTTCCTTCTCTCTTATGCGCTGGTTCTCTGGGGCTTTTCTTTTCCAGACAGATGAGATCATTACTGAGTCGTGACGCCTGAAACAAAGTACAGCTGGTTACAAAAGAGGTGTGATTTAAGGCAAAGGTGCTGTGTGTCTTTACTGGTGACCCATGCGTATGACGACCTTCTTCTACAGGTTTCATTAGAATTAGTGATAAGTTGAACACACTTCAGCTTTTTCTTCCCCAAATTTCTGCTGGGAATCTACTAGCGCAAAACGAATAACACGTAGAATTCATGGCAACCTCCCTTACAGCACAATGAAACAGAAAGCTGAGATAATCAAAACGCTGCCAGAATGGCCTGGGTGAAGGATGCCTCATGCACAAAATCGCGTTGTGCAGATACGCTACGctgcaattttattttgcatctcGATGAGATCACAATAATCACTTTCAGTAACTTTGTTACGTCCCCAAAATCCTGATGCAACAAAAGAAATCCACGTGTCGCGCTCCTCTACTTTGGAAGGGACAGGAATGACCCTGGAGGCGTACCTTTCTCGGTGACTCCGAAAGGGTGCGTTCCAGTGCTGTGCCTTGGTTCTGTGGGACCCTTCTGGCCCGGCGGGAGCTGCTGTACCCATGTTTGCTGCCACTGGTCTTCTGTCTGGGCCACAGGGCCGAGGGGCTCTCCTGACTGCACACGGGCGACTGACCCCTAGATGGGACGCTGTAATGAAACCCTTCCTTGCCCATTTCAGTCTGTATAAGCAGATTATTGCACCAACTTCTATTTTCCCAAAACTTTTAtgataaacaattttaaaattcgTATGAAAGTTCATTATGAATTACATCTTCATGAATTACACGGGGAAACGTTTATGTGTAAAAAGCTGTGGTCTACTTTGTTCACGTATGTCcttttgctgtcttttttcGCTCTCTAATGCAATGTGTGCCatacattaaacatttaaattttaaaaaaaaaaaaaaaaagtgtaaacaaTGTCAAATTTATAAGtggaataaaaactgaaatacacattaaattatttgCCTTTAGACTTTAGCAACTTCCGCTGAggatttttgaagaaaaatatttgcacTGAAATTTCAAGAGGAAGAAATTTTACACTGACTGTTTACTGTATAAAAAGAGAGCGGGCATGCCACCCGGAAGAGGCGGAAGCCTCCCGTGCAACTCGTCACCTTCAGTTACAGCGCTAGGAGCTCCACCCACCCTGCAGCGTGCCGCCGTGCTTCTGTCGAACAAGCATCAGGAGGGCAGGGCGACCCCACCGCATGCTGGTCCTTCCTCTGCTTCGGTACAAAAGGCTCAACCTCAGGTGACAGCTTGCTTTCCTGGTGACCCGacgaaaggaaaaaagaaaaaaaaattagaaagaaGGAATgcgacattaaaattaaattgctttttatttacaaagacATCAACctgtattaatgtaaaaatgtctcaGTTCATTAAGCGCTGCTGAATGGCGTCAGTCGCAGGTCCGCACCAGACCACAAAAAAAATTCGGAACACCCCCCACTCGTTGGTTCAGCGAGGTCTGGCAGCCATTGTTTACTCAATCACTTTTGTTCATCACTTGTCCTACCCATCCAAGAggcacaggacgcaaggctggtcAAGGAATACCtcggatgggaagccagtctaTCGTAAGGCAGCCGCTGCCATTAACTCCTACTAAGTAAGTAAATTGTCTTTAAGAAATAGTTTTTGAAAGTGAAAAGGATGTTTAAATACCTCAGACACAGAGCGGCACTCGAGGAAAGTACAAACATCAGGGAAGCATTTAGGTCTTCAGTTAAAAACAAGTGAGCGTATACcacttttaattgttttataatACGTATGATCAGACTCGGGCATTAAACCACACCTGTCCAGTGTCACCGTACCGCTCTAGTGTGATGTTAATACTTCAGTGATGCAAAATGGACTTCCCAACTGCAGAAATACCAGTTTGGTCAAAAGCATTTAGATAATTCCCACAAAATTCCGAGAACCTTTAAAAACTGGCTGAACGCACGTACAGTATTCGCACATcagctgttctgttttattGGGCTTTAAGAATCTGCAGCACAGTTCTAATAGACAAAGTCAATGAGTGAGTTTCATCCCACTTGTCCCGGAGAGGGTCGCAATGATTCAGAAATGGTACGTGGTAAATTCGTCACAAAAacctcattttccattttaataaaatggaaaataacttTATCAGTGTCCACCACTGAATTAAAATGTGCAGAtgttaaaaaacatttactgtaagtTATGTCAAACGGGGTTAAACGCAGACAAGAATGAGACGTTTGTCCatgaaaagaaaactaaaactggggtttttgaaaatggaaaatattttgagtAACTGATCCATCACACTATCATGAGGCTTTATGGACAAATTGCTATAATCCAACTTTGCAGCTCTGAAGGGCACATACTGTAGTGGAACTGTGACTGAACGCCAACGCTCAGTCGGCACGCTGACCAAGGCTACATTTCTCTGCCACcgcaatgcacacacacacagtctggacaagcgtcccatacggggtcgtggggaaccggagcctaacccggcaactcagggcgtaaggccggagggggaggggacgcagccaggacgggacgccagtccgtcacaaggcaccccaagcgggactcgaaccccagacccaccggagagcaggacccggtccaacccactgcgccaccgcgccccccacgcCACCGCAATGTGTTAAAACTCAAACACTGTTTACTTAACaacagttttaataataaaacaaaagttatgCTGTGATTAGGATATGATGGGTACATTATTAACCcttcaggaaaacacacacacagcagctacATGACACATAAAGTGCATCAGCTATgcgcaaacaaaataaataattaaaaaaagctaaaattacacacactaCACAAGCAACTAAACAAGTGCAACACCTCTAAGgtcacaaaacatttacatttactcatttagatgGGGGTTTTCTACAAGGCGacatgattatttacccatttgtacagctgagtaattttactggagcagtttagggtaagtactttgctcaagggtgctacaaccggaggtgggatttgatccgacaacctttgggtccaaagacagcagctctaagcactacactaccagctgcccacctTCCTGCGCATCAGCGCTGAAGACCGTTGACTGGCATTCATGGAGGCAGAAGGCTGTCAGTAAGAAGAAGCCCCAGAGGCAt from Scleropages formosus chromosome 12, fSclFor1.1, whole genome shotgun sequence harbors:
- the LOC108929516 gene encoding selenocysteine insertion sequence-binding protein 2-like isoform X3 — its product is MKPRVNTLQKESKLSPEVEPFVPKQRKDQHAVGSPCPPDACSTEARRHAAGVPSRGQSPVCSQESPSALWPRQKTSGSKHGYSSSRRARRVPQNQGTALERTLSESPRKASRLSNDLICLEKKSPREPAHKREGSMKEQGRRPKSTPHPPQNCETQRADADPFQVDLSDFPELTIPTAKTRLGRRSPSPGAWPSASSSPSKSASSRKGPPADSCPNSETPDNRDVKTKPGQGRTQEPTAPGPVSPATSWAAVACQPPRRLQPNTLSLQEEAEAQVELEQTSERKKKNNKKKKKKKSKQTDYTAEAEPEAPGPEQEPPKFEDEEEFPDLAHAIFGSDKGQGPTRSIISSSNVAKSPKGDKDGDLHRGGDTPADSRGGDRTLSETPQTLAPPTDGKKGQKPEKPGGKKSKVPVQLDLGNMLAVLEQKQMSQKSKQNPKPIILSVGGGLPVLQKDPSTPKKHPRQVERVAHNPLDSTSPLVKKGKQREVPKAKKPTPLKRIILKEREERKRNRLLEERGLLPPAADSGPCSNEVVVQLESLQLEEIVHSSTDVTEESMTVQVDLCTQDDPAQAEIGEQPTNDGSSLETALVQRPKIHSRKFRDYCSQVLSKEVDECVTALLKELVRFQDRLYQKDPMKARMKRRLVMGLREVLKHLKLRKVKCVVISPNCERIQSKGGLDEALHTIIDTCREQSVPFVFALSRKALGRCVNKAVPVSLVGIFNYDGAQDLYHKMIELSSEARKTYEEMIATLEKPNTEPLQVPVEQKDVDSTLDQSEMVEPEYIKVWKKMLEKESNHRFLYFEEPLSTAGMADEPGLQIHSPGPAAQGSNTGLGRRNCSHQQKISTVNKVSK
- the LOC108929516 gene encoding selenocysteine insertion sequence-binding protein 2-like isoform X1 encodes the protein MKPRVNTLQKESKLSPEVEPFVPKQRKDQHAVGSPCPPDACSTEARRHAAGVPSRGQSPVCSQESPSALWPRQKTSGSKHGYSSSRRARRVPQNQGTALERTLSESPRKASRLSNDLICLEKKSPREPAHKREGSMKEQGRRPKSTPHPPQNCETQRADADPFQVDLSDFPELTIPTAKTRLGRRSPSPGAWPSASSSPSKSASSRKGPPADSCPNSETPDNRDVKTKPGQGRTQEPTAPGPVSPATSWAAVACQPPRRLQPNTLSLQEEAEAQVELEQTSERKKKNNKKKKKKKSKQTDYTAEAEPEAPGPEQEPPKFEDEEEFPDLAHAIFGSDKGQGPTRSIISSSNVAKSPKGVRVSLTSDKDGDLHRGGDTPADSRGGDRTLSETPQTLAPPTDGKKGQKPEKPGGKKSKVPVQLDLGNMLAVLEQKQMSQKSKQNPKPIILSVGGGLPVLQKDPSTPKKHPRQVERVAHNPLDSTSPLVKKGKQREVPKAKKPTPLKRIILKEREERKRNRLLEERGLLPPAADSGPCSNEVVVQLESLQLEEIVHSSTDVTEESMTVQVDLCTQDDPAQAEIGEQPTNDGSSLETALVQRPKIHSRKFRDYCSQVLSKEVDECVTALLKELVRFQDRLYQKDPMKARMKRRLVMGLREVLKHLKLRKVKCVVISPNCERIQSKGGLDEALHTIIDTCREQSVPFVFALSRKALGRCVNKAVPVSLVGIFNYDGAQDLYHKMIELSSEARKTYEEMIATLEKPNTEPLQVPVEQKDVDSTLDQSEMVEPEYIKVWKKMLEKESNHRFLYFEEPLSTAGMADEPGLQIHSPGPAAQGSNTGLGRRNCSHQQKISTVNKVSK
- the LOC108929516 gene encoding selenocysteine insertion sequence-binding protein 2-like isoform X2, with product MKPRVNTLQKESKLSPEVEPFVPKQRKDQHAVGSPCPPDACSTEARRHAAGGQSPVCSQESPSALWPRQKTSGSKHGYSSSRRARRVPQNQGTALERTLSESPRKASRLSNDLICLEKKSPREPAHKREGSMKEQGRRPKSTPHPPQNCETQRADADPFQVDLSDFPELTIPTAKTRLGRRSPSPGAWPSASSSPSKSASSRKGPPADSCPNSETPDNRDVKTKPGQGRTQEPTAPGPVSPATSWAAVACQPPRRLQPNTLSLQEEAEAQVELEQTSERKKKNNKKKKKKKSKQTDYTAEAEPEAPGPEQEPPKFEDEEEFPDLAHAIFGSDKGQGPTRSIISSSNVAKSPKGVRVSLTSDKDGDLHRGGDTPADSRGGDRTLSETPQTLAPPTDGKKGQKPEKPGGKKSKVPVQLDLGNMLAVLEQKQMSQKSKQNPKPIILSVGGGLPVLQKDPSTPKKHPRQVERVAHNPLDSTSPLVKKGKQREVPKAKKPTPLKRIILKEREERKRNRLLEERGLLPPAADSGPCSNEVVVQLESLQLEEIVHSSTDVTEESMTVQVDLCTQDDPAQAEIGEQPTNDGSSLETALVQRPKIHSRKFRDYCSQVLSKEVDECVTALLKELVRFQDRLYQKDPMKARMKRRLVMGLREVLKHLKLRKVKCVVISPNCERIQSKGGLDEALHTIIDTCREQSVPFVFALSRKALGRCVNKAVPVSLVGIFNYDGAQDLYHKMIELSSEARKTYEEMIATLEKPNTEPLQVPVEQKDVDSTLDQSEMVEPEYIKVWKKMLEKESNHRFLYFEEPLSTAGMADEPGLQIHSPGPAAQGSNTGLGRRNCSHQQKISTVNKVSK
- the LOC108929516 gene encoding selenocysteine insertion sequence-binding protein 2-like isoform X4, which produces MKPRVNTLQKESKLSPEVEPFVPKQRKDQHAVGSPCPPDACSTEARRHAAGVPSRGQSPVCSQESPSALWPRQKTSGSKHGYSSSRRARRVPQNQGTALERTLSESPRKASRLSNDLICLEKKSPREPAHKREGSMKEQGRRPKSTPHPPQNCETQRADADPFQVDLSDFPELTIPTAKTRLGRRSPSPGAWPSASSSPSKSASSRKGPPADSCPNSETPDNRDVKTKPGQGRTQEPTAPGPVSPATSWAAVACQPPRRLQPNTLSLQEEAEAQVELEQTSERKKKNNKKKKKKKSKQTDYTAEAEPEAPGPEQEPPKFEDEEEFPDLAHAIFGSDKGQGPTRSIISSSNVAKSPKGVRVSLTSDKDGDLHRGGDTPADSRGGDRTLSETPQTLAPPTDGKKGQKPEKPGGKKSKVPVQLDLGNMLAVLEQKQMSQKSKQNPKPIILSVGGGLPVLQKDPSTPKKHPRQVERVAHNPLDSTSPLVKKGKQREVPKAKKPTPLKRIILKEREERKRNRLLEERGLLPPAADSGPCSNEVVVQLESLQLEEIVHSSTDVTEESMTVQVDLCTQDDPAQAEIGEQPTNDGSSLETALVQRPKIHSRKFRDYCSQVLSKEVDECVTALLKELVRFQDRLYQKDPMKARMKRRLVMGLREVLKHLKLRKVKCVVISPNCERIQSKGGLDEALHTIIDTCREQSVPFVFALSRKALGRCVNKAVPVSLVGIFNYDGAQDLYHKMIELSSEARKTYEEMIATLEKPNTEPLQVPVEQKDVDSTLDQSEMVEPEYIKVWKKMLEKESNHRFLYFEEPLSTAGMADEPGLQSEQDEKS